In a single window of the Rhodamnia argentea isolate NSW1041297 chromosome 2, ASM2092103v1, whole genome shotgun sequence genome:
- the LOC115738854 gene encoding non-specific lipid-transfer protein 2-like — MTKPPSIRSPSPRLLAAALVATALVLLAPDRAPVAEAVTCSPTELSSCASAITSSAPPSALCCSKLREQRPCLCGYIKNPNLRQYVTSPNAKRVARTCGVPSPTC; from the coding sequence ATGACCAAGCCACCATCCATTCGCTCCCCATCTCCACGCTTGCTCGCGGCAGCTCTCGTGGCGACGGCGCTTGTGCTTCTCGCGCCGGATCGAGCCCCAGTGGCGGAAGCCGTGACGTGCAGCCCCACGGAGCTCAGCTCGTGCGCGTCCGCGATCACGTCGTCCGCGCCTCCGTCTGCTCTGTGCTGCAGCAAGCTGCGGGAGCAGAGGCCATGCCTCTGCGGGTACATCAAGAACCCGAACCTCCGGCAGTACGTCACCTCTCCCAACGCCAAGCGGGTCGCTCGCACCTGTGGCGTCCCGAGCCCGACGTGCTAG
- the LOC125313636 gene encoding non-specific lipid-transfer protein 2-like: protein MAKPCNRSPSPSLLVAALMAALVLLSPDGAPVAEAVMCSATQLSPCVPAMTSSAPPSALCCSKMREQRPCLCEYIRNPNLRQYLTSADGRTVMRVCGVPYPTC, encoded by the coding sequence ATGGCCAAGCCATGCAATCGCTCCCCATCTCCAAGCTTGCTCGTGGCAGCTCTCATGGCTGCGCTCGTCCTCCTCTCCCCAGATGGAGCCCCTGTAGCGGAAGCGGTGATGTGCAGCGCCACGCAGCTGAGCCCGTGCGTGCCTGCGATGACCTCATCCGCACCTCCTTCGGCTCTGTGCTGCAGCAAGATGCGAGAGCAGAGGCCATGCCTCTGTGAGTACATCAGGAACCCTAACCTCCGACAGTACCTCACCTCTGCCGACGGCAGAACGGTCATGCGCGTCTGCGGCGTTCCGTACCCCACGTGCTAG
- the LOC125313635 gene encoding non-specific lipid-transfer protein 2-like → MARPSNRSPSPRLLVAALMAALALLSPDRAPAAEAVTCSINELSPCLSAITSSAPPSALCCSKLREQRPCLCGYIRDPNLRPYATSPNVKRVASTCGVAYPTC, encoded by the coding sequence ATGGCCAGGCCATCCAATCGCTCCCCATCTCCACGCCTGCTTGTGGCAGCTCTCATGGCAGCGCTTGCGCTTCTCTCGCCGGATCGAGCCCCCGCAGCGGAAGCGGTGACATGCTCCATCAATGAGCTGAGCCCGTGCCTGTCCGCGATCACGTCGTCCGCGCCCCCGTCCGCTCTGTGCTGTAGCAAGCTGCGAGAGCAGAGGCCATGTCTCTGCGGGTACATCAGGGATCCGAATCTCCGACCGTACGCCACCTCTCCCAACGTCAAACGCGTCGCTAGCACCTGCGGCGTCGCGTACCCGACATGCTAG